The genomic DNA CCCTTAAAATGTCTGAGCCGGCTCTGAGATTAGCTTATCAGTTGTTAATTAGTTTGACATTAAAATTCATAAACTTAACATGATACTATAATACTATTATTTGAAATTCTTACCACACACATAAATATTCATTTATTGCCAACAACATGCATTTGACCGAATATTAACCTGGATGGTAACACAATGCGACACTAGTACAAAATCGCTATGTTACCTTAGTGGTCACACAAAAATATTCATTctaaaaatcttgaattgaAAATTgatataacatataataaagtaaagtgGATATTTTTTATCATCTTATTTTCCTCTTGCTTTATATATGTGGTGTTAAGGTGGTGGAGGGAGACGGGTTTAGGTAAGCAACTCCACTTTACAAGGGACAGAAtagtagaaaattatttttggaCGATCGGACAAATCCAAGAGCCTCAATATGGATACGTTCGACGAATAATGACTAAAATAAATTCACTTCTTACTACTATTGATGATATCTACGATATCTATGGCACTCTTGAAGAACTCCAACTTTTCACTGTCGCGTTTGAAAAGTAAAGACACCCCacacttttaattaatttatatttcaatttcttgttattttatatatataatgttatataaGATTACTTGATTgaattgtgtatataaatatgttgCAGTTGGGACATAAATTGTCTTGATGAACTCCCCGAGTACATGaggttgtgtttttgtgttgtatACAATGAAGTCAATAGCATCGGATGTGATGTActcagagaaaaaaatatcaacgtGATTCCCTTCCTCAAAAAATCTgtaagtatataaaataattaaatatctatatataatttcagaCAAGAAATTTTTGGTCAATCCATTTTCCTtacaattaatttatttataaaagtaagatatctttttatgttaaaaaaaagtatagttgttttttttcctctttaaatttattttttgtaagaaaaaaatttggttaacaACTTTGTTAATGTACAGAAACCATCCTTacataattatcatatttttaaacactGGATAATTCTTACATATTTAGACCATATAAACTTTCACATGTTGTACGTAATACTAGTTTTGCAATTATCTTAAATTAAGTGGACAGATGTATGCAAGGCATATTTAATAGAAGCCAAGTGGTACAAAAGAGGACACAAACCAAATCTGGAAGAGTACATGCAAAATGCTTGGATTTCAATATCGGCCCCTACGATATTTCTTCACTTCTACTGCGTGTTTTCCGACCAACTCTCTGTTCAGGTCTTGGAGACTTTGTCCAAACACCAACAAAACCTCGTCCGAAGCTCTGCCTCCGTGTTCCGTCTAGCCAACGACCTTGTAACCTCACCGGTAAAATACTTTCTTCCAAAGTAGTTAGAGGCACAGGGTTGGATGCATAACACATTGTCGATAACTAATGAAATTGATTGATGGAAAGGGTAATCGAAATAAGTAGTCTATATATGTTATTGAAAGATGCAGAAGTATCCCtttttaaaatggaaaattttcattttctttttgaaaactttttgagttttttttaaatataaaatcgaTTAACTTGaagtttagattttgttttttatattattttataaatactaataaatatACTTTACCACCATCACAATTTTTTACCTACgaattgattaaaaatataaagtgaaCTGGAACTGTAGATAGCACTAATATGACCATCTTTACATCAACATATGATTATATgaatatgtgtgtgtttgtatataaaatataggaTGAATTGGCGAGAGGAGACGTCCATAAATCCATCCAATGTTACATGAATGAGACCGGAGCTTCAGAGGAGAAGGCGAGTTCGCACGTGCGACAGATGATCAACGACCTGTGGGATGAAATGAATTACGAAAAAATGGCTCATAACTCTTCGCTACTCAATCATGATTTTATGGAAACTGTGATAAATTTGGCACGTATGTCACTATGCATGTATCAGTATGGCGATGGCCATGGCTCTCCCGAAAAAGCCAAAATTGTTGATCGTGTAATGTCTATACTCTTCAATCCGATTCCTTTAGATTGAACTTCATATTACATTAACTATCATAT from Camelina sativa cultivar DH55 chromosome 7, Cs, whole genome shotgun sequence includes the following:
- the LOC104702938 gene encoding tricyclene synthase, chloroplastic-like, with product MATLGQIGSALIYSNALPKTLPRPKASACTIVAKMTPRDDKSTIVPRRSANYQPSLWDHHHIISVENGYAKDKNVRERDLLKEKVRKMFDDEKKTYLDQLEFIDDLHKLGVSYHFEAEIKNFLISSYQKDRINVGECDLHATALEFRLFRQHGFNVSEDVFDVFMENCGKYIYDSDDINGLLSLYEASYLSTKSDTKLKILIRPCATQQLRDFVDTHSNEDFGSCDIGEMVVQALDMPYHWRMRRLATRWYIDVYGKRRNKNLVVDELAKIDFNIVQAIHQEELKYVSRWWRETGLGKQLHFTRDRIVENYFWTIGQIQEPQYGYVRRIMTKINSLLTTIDDIYDIYGTLEELQLFTVAFENWDINCLDELPEYMRLCFCVVYNEVNSIGCDVLREKNINVIPFLKKSWTDVCKAYLIEAKWYKRGHKPNLEEYMQNAWISISAPTIFLHFYCVFSDQLSVQVLETLSKHQQNLVRSSASVFRLANDLVTSPDELARGDVHKSIQCYMNETGASEEKASSHVRQMINDLWDEMNYEKMAHNSSLLNHDFMETVINLARMSLCMYQYGDGHGSPEKAKIVDRVMSILFNPIPLD